The Cottoperca gobio chromosome 22, fCotGob3.1, whole genome shotgun sequence genome contains a region encoding:
- the LOC115027204 gene encoding tubulin beta-4B chain, translated as MREIVHLQAGQCGNQIGAKFWEVISDEHGIDPTGTYHGDSDLQLERINVYYNEASGGKYVPRAVLVDLEPGTMDSVRSGPFGQIFRPDNFVFGQSGAGNNWAKGHYTEGAELVDSVLDVVRKEAESCDCLQGFQLTHSLGGGTGSGMGTLLISKIREEYPDRIMNTYSVVPSPKVSDTVVEPYNATLSVHQLVENTDETFCIDNEALYDICFRTLKLTTPTYGDLNHLVSATMSGVTTCLRFPGQLNADLRKLAVNMVPFPRLHFFMPGFAPLTSRGSQQYRALTVPELTQQMFDAKNMMAACDPRHGRYLTVAAIFRGRMSMKEVDEQMLNVQNKNSSYFVEWIPNNVKTAVCDIPPRGLKMAATFIGNSTAIQELFKRISEQFTAMFRRKAFLHWYTGEGMDEMEFTEAESNMNDLVSEYQQYQDATAEEEGEFEEEGEEDLA; from the exons ATGAGGGAAATCGTGCACTTGCAGGCCGGCCAGTGTGGAAACCAAATTGGAGCTAAG tTCTGGGAGGTAATAAGCGACGAACATGGCATCGACCCGACCGGGACATACCATGGCGACAGCGACCTGCAGCTGGAGCGAATCAACGTGTATTACAACGAGGCATCAG GTGGCAAGTATGTCCCCCGTGCAGTGCTGGTGGACTTGGAGCCAGGCACAATGGACTCTGTGAGGTCTGGTCCCTTTGGCCAGATCTTTAGACCAGACAACTTTGTCTTTG GCCAGAGCGGAGCAGGTAATAACTGGGCTAAAGGCCACTACACTGAGGGAGCTGAGCTGGTGGACTCAGTCCTGGATGTGGTGAGAAAGGAGGCGGAGAGCTGCGACTGCCTGCAGGGCTTCCAGCTCACACACTCCCTAGGAGGAGGCACCGGCTCCGGCATGGGCACGCTGCTCATCAGCAAAATCCGAGAGGAGTATCCCGACCGCATCATGAACACTTACAGCGTGGTGCCGTCCCCCAAG GTGTCAGACACAGTGGTGGAGCCGTACAATGCTACCCTCTCCGTCCACCAGCTGGTGGAGAACACAGATGAGACATTCTGCATTGATAATGAGGCACTGTATGACATCTGCTTCCGCACACTAAAGCTCACCACGCCCACCTACGGCGACCTCAACCACCTCGTCTCAGCCACCATGAGCGGGGTGACCACCTGCCTGCGCTTCCCCGGCCAGCTCAATGCTGATTTGAGGAAACTGGCCGTCAACATGGTGCCCTTCCCCAGGCTGCACTTCTTCATGCCGGGCTTCGCCCCGCTGACTAGCCGAGGCAGCCAGCAGTACAG gGCATTGACTGTTCCTGAACTCACTCAGCAGATGTTCGACGCCAAGAACATGATGGCTGCCTGCGACCCGCGGCACGGGCGCTACCTCACAGTTGCCGCCATCTTCCGAGGCCGCATGTCCATGAAGGAGGTGGACGAGCAGATGCTGAACGTGCAGAACAAGAACAGCAGCTACTTTGTGGAGTGGATCCCAAACAACGTCAAGACGGCCGTCTGCGACATCCCTCCCCGAGGCCTCAAGATGGCCGCCACCTTTATTGGCAACAGCACGGCCATCCAGGAGCTGTTCAAGCGCATCTCAGAGCAGTTCACTGCCATGTTCCGCCGCAAAGCCTTCCTCCACTG GTACACGGGCGAGGGCATGGATGAGATGGAGTTCACGGAGGCTGAGAGCAACATGAACGACCTGGTGTCCGAGTACCAGCAATACCAGGACGCCACTGCTGAGGAAGAGGGCGAGTTCGAGGAAGAGGGCGAAGAGGACTTGGCCTAG